The following are encoded in a window of Trichomycterus rosablanca isolate fTriRos1 chromosome 13, fTriRos1.hap1, whole genome shotgun sequence genomic DNA:
- the eno4 gene encoding enolase 4, with protein sequence MSFRGFLNAKNRISKEDKEFNELKNKAAEYYRANGVPQRLEDVLSEMFMVKPRDIYGYLANYFSRLAHTPTISAVVGREVYDSRGEVALQVDVYCIIRNEEKLVCSAVVNSGNEDVMDSGNAVANGNHRQASVAVALEWIREHLSPMLHGVNPGLQTHLDKLLSDFYMARYLEDQDARNQEIQIKEEGRTESVPEDVPPSVQAQSKDKKGGEKGKKESAPEKPLPPPELPAPVLPGAVAVAAVSLAVAKTAAALTAAPLYKHIITLRDPQALSSVLMPTALVTVFSCGKTSAGKLNLLEEVILLPTVARTTRQIVQMGLDLQREVRRIASTAAGKSGPAVAGVSDTGALQLGFDRPEQALDLLMEACTNLDLPIGTDLRLLLNLAAHTLMDYPKGKYEVMSGTLKSPDELVDMLVGLVNKYPAIVGLIDPLRKEDVDQWQTLSSLLGQTCVLIADASHSPHQQWQEARPPPPSVTWVTLGQRSEMTLTDLLHAVRERTDVETILALSSEDMGDVSMVDVAVGLGVSYIKLGGLDGCERMNKYNRLQNIERELQEQGILARTREVKLPCVIKPEELTEH encoded by the exons atgTCTTTCAGAGGGTTTTTAAACGCTAAAAACAGGATTTCCAAAGAGGACAAAGAGTTTAACGAGTTAAAGAATAAAGCAGCGGAGTATTACAGAGCTAACGGAGTACCTCAGAGACTAGAAGATGTTCTAAGTGAGATGTTCATGGTGAAGCCACGTGACATTTATGGATACCTG GCGAACTACTTTTCAAGGTTGGCACACACACCCACGATCAGCGCAGTGGTCGGCAGAGAGGTGTATGACAGCAGAGGGGAGGTAGCGCTGCAAGTGGATGTGTACTGCATCATCAGGAATGAAGAGAAG ctgGTCTGCAGTGCAGTGGTTAACAGTGGGAATGAAGATGTCATGGACTCAGGGAATGCAGTTGCCAATGGTAACCATCGTCAAGCATCTGTGGCAGTGGCACTGGAATGGATCAGAGAGCACCTGAGCCCCATGCTGCATGGCGTTAACCCCGGCCTCCAAACCCACCTGGACAAATTGCTCAG CGATTTCTATATGGCCCGATACCTTGAGGACCAGGATGCTCGTAACCAGGAGATACAGATTAAAGAAGAGGGGAGGACCGAGTCGGTACCCGAGGACGTTCCGCCTTCTGTTCAAGCGCAAAGCAAAGACAAAAAGGGAGGAGAAAAAG gaaagaaagaaagcgcCCCAGAGAAACCACTCCCTCCTCCGGAGCTGCCAGCGCCTGTGTTGCCGGGGGCAGTGGCAGTGGCTGCCGTGTCCCTCGCAGTAGCCAAGACTGCAGCCGCCCTCACAGCAGCGCCCCTCTACAAGCACATCATTACTCTCAGAGACccacag GCTCTGAGTTCAGTCCTCATGCCTACAGCACTGGTCACAGTGTTCAGCTGTGGAAAAACATCAGCGGGAAAACTCAACTTGCTGGAGGAGGTCATCCTGCTGCCCACTGTGGCACGTACCACCAGACAG ATCGTTCAGATGGGTCTTGATCTTCAGAGAGAGGTCAGAAGAATCGCTTCTACAGCTGCTGGGAAATCCGGG CCTGCAGTGGCGGGTGTGTCAGATACGGGGGCTCTTCAGCTGGGATTTGACCGTCCCGAACAGGCTCTGGATTTGCTGATGGAAGCCTGCACCAACTTAGATCTGCCAATCGGCACAGACCTCCGGCTGCTGCTAAACCTCGCTGCTCACACACTCATGGACTAC CCCAAGGGGAAGTACGAGGTGATGTCGGGGACCCTGAAGTCTCCAGACGAGCTGGTGGATATGCTGGTGGGGCTGGTTAATAAATACCCAGCCATCGTCGGCCTCATCGACCCCTTAAGAAAAGAG GACGTGGATCAGTGGCAGACGCTGAGCTCTCTCCTCGGCCAGACCTGCGTTCTGATCGCAGACGCCTCACACAGTCCTCACCAACAGTGGCAGGAGGCCAGGCCGCCACCCCCCAGTGTCACGTGGGTCACTCTCGGGCAGCGCAGTGAGATGACCCTCACAGATCTCCTCCATGCCGTCAGAGAACGAACAG ATGTTGAGACCATTCTAGCACTGAGCAGTGAAGACATGGGTGATGTCTCCATGGTGGACGTG gctgtAGGTCTGGGCGTCTCATACATTAAGCTGGGTGGACTCGACGGCTGTGAAAGGATGAATAAGTACAATCGTCTGCAGAACATAGAGCGGGAGCTGCAGGAACAGGGCATTCTGG CGCGGACGAGGGAGGTGAAGCTGCCGTGTGTGATCAAACCGGAGGAGTTAACAGAACACTGA